ACCTTAACCACCGTACGACGTTTACTGCGCTGGGGCGGCGTGTCACGTCAAGCCGAAAGCGAGTTGGTGGCGAAGAATATTCAGCAATTGGCCATCCGCACACCAGGACAACTGGCCGCGCTGCGCCAGCTCTCTGGCGGTAATCAACAAAAAGCGGTGCTGGCAAAATGGCTAAATACCGGCGCACGTATGTATCTGCTGGATGAGCCGACGGTGGGCGTTGATATTGCGGCCAAGGCGGCGATTTACCACACGTTGCAGCAGTTGGCCGATGAGGGGGCGCTGATCCTGGTGTTCTCAACCGATTTACTCGAACTGCAAACCCTGGCCGATCGCATTATGGTGCTGGCGCGCGGCGAACATGTCGCCACGCTGGCGGCACAGCAGACCAGCCATCAGGAGATTCTCTCCTGGGCTTCCGGCACCGGCGCATTAACGGAGCGTGCATCATGAGTGAGGTCACCCAAGCTGCACCCGGCGAACAGCCACGGCGTACTCACGGCCAGCAGTGGCTGCAACACGTATCGCTGTTGATTATCGTGCTGGTTTTGGCGGTGTTTGCCTGGCTGTCGCCGATTTTTCTCACGGTGATGAATCTCGGCAACGTGCTACAGCAAACCGCGGTGGTGGGGACGCTGGCGCTCGGCTTAACGCTGGTACTAAGCGGTGGCGGTTTGCAAGGCATCACCGGCGGCATTGATTTATCGATTGCGGCTAATCTCGGCCTAAGTGCGGCGGTGTTTGCCAGCCAGCTCAGCGTCGGGCAGCCGCTCGCTATTGCACTGCTGTTGACGCTATTAACCGGCGCGGCGGTGGGATTATTTAATGCGCTGGCGATTGTCTGGCTGGGAATCTTGCCGCTGCTGGCGACGCTTACCAGCATGAATATCGCGATCGGACTGGAGATGGTGCTGACCAGCAATGCATCGGTGTCGGCCAGCAGCGACCTGCAAAATCTGCTGTTAAGTAACGGTCCGTTAGCGGTGTCGTGGCTGGGCTGGTCATTTTTACTGCTGGCGTTTGCGGCGATCGCCTTAAGTCGTCTTACCGCATTTGGCCTGCGGTTGCAGGCGGTAGGCAGCCATCCGCAGGCCGCCAATGCCGCGGGAATTGGCGTCAAACGCTATCAGGGCTTGAGCTACGTATTATGCGGCGTTAGCGCCGCCATCGCGGCGGTGGCTTCAGTGTCGCTGTTAAGCGGCAGTTCGCCCGGCGCGAACGACAATCTGCTGATGGTGATTGCCGCCGCGCTGTTGGGCGTGGTGTTTTCCCGTCGTCTGGTACCGACACTCGCTGGCGCGCTGATCAGTGCGCTGTTCCTGAGTCTGCTTGCCAACGGTTTCCAGCTCATCAACGTCTCAAGTTACTGGATCAACGGCGTCGAAGGCGTGTTGATCCTGTTAGTGGTGGCGTTAACGGCGCTGTTACGTCGTCGTCAGTCAAGGAGGACTCAAGGTGTCTGACTCTCTGTTATCCGCAGGCGCTCATCGTCCGCGTCAGGCCGGCTTATTGCGTGCGGTGGTGGTGCTGACCTTTGTGGCGCTGCTGCTGTTATTTATTGTCGCGGCGCCCGGTTTTGCCACTGTCTCCAATATTCGCAGCGTGTTGCTAAATAACGTTGCGCCGCTGGCGATTGTTGCGCTGGCGATGACGCTGGTTACCCGCATTGGCGCGATTGATCTTTCGGTTGGAACATCGATCGATATCGCCTGTCTGGTTTTGGTGACACTGGTGCTGCATCAGGTCAGTCTGCCCGTCGCGCTGATTGCGGCGCTGTTCGCCGCGCTGCTGGTTGGCGTGTTTAACGCCTTTCTGGTTACCCAACTGGGCGTGGAGCCGTTTCTCGCCACGCTCGGCACGCTGTTTATCGGGCAAAGCGTGCAGCAACTGTCATCAAACGGCGGACAGCCGGTCTATCTGCTGAGCCAAAAACTGCCCGACGGCTTTTCGGCCATCGGTCACGGCGCGCTGCTCGGCATTCCTGTGCCGCTTTGGCTGCTGCTATGGGTGGCGCTCGCGCTCTATCAGCTGCTGCACCGCAGTGCCACCGGCCGGTCGTTACGGGTGATGGGCGAGCAGTACAGTGTGGCGCAGTATTCGGGGGTGCCGGTTAAACGGCTTACCGCCATGGCTTTTATTGCTGCAGCGCTGATTGCCGGTATCGTCGGCTTAATCCTCGCCGCAAACGTCAAAGCCTGGGTGCCGCTGTCGGGCAATGCCTATCTGCTTAACGCCATTGGCGCCAGTTTTATTGGTGCCACCTTCGCGCCATCCCGCCGTCCCAACGTGCTGGGAACGCTACTTGGCGTGGTGCTGCTGAGTTTTATCGCCAACGGATTGCTGCTGATCGGCTGGAACTTCTACTGGCAGCAGGTGGCCACCGGCGGCTTAATTTTCATTGTGTTGGCGGTCGGGGCATTACGCGCTCGGCGTCATGCCTGAGAGGAGAAGGCAATGAGCGACGCGCCGTTTTTGCTGTTTGGTTTTATGATGAACGTGCCGGGCCACCTCTGCGCTGGCCTGTGGCGACATCCGCAGGATCAGGCCCATCGATACACTGAGCTAGGTTACTGGACGAACATTGCCCAGCAGCTGGATCGCGCCGGATTTGATGCACTGTTTATTGCTGATGCCCTCGGCCAACTTGATGTTTGGCAACACAAACCGGATGCGGCGCTGCGTCTGGCGACGCAAATGCCGGTGAACGATCCGCTGTTGCTGGTTTCAGCCATGGCGGCAGTGACGCAGCATCTGGGCTTTGGCATCACCGTCTCTACCACCTATGAACAGCCATACCTGCTGGCGCGTAAGTTCACCACGCTCGATCATCTGAGCAACGGGCGTATCGCCTGGAATGTGGTGACCTCCATGCTCGATTCAGCGGCGCGCAATCTGGGACTGACACAGCAGATTCCGCACGATGAACGCTACGATCGCGCGCAGGAGTTTCTCGATGTCACCGGCAAACTCTGGGAAGGATCATGGGAGGAGGATGCGGTACGGCGCGATAAACAAAACAGTGTTTATAGCGATCCGGCCAAAGTGCATGCCATTCAACATACTGGCCGCTGGTACCAGGTGCCGGATGCGCACCTGAGTGAACCGAGCCCGCAGCGCACGCCGGTGCTGTTTCAGGCCGGAACCTCAAGTCGTGGAGCGCAGTTCGCCGCTCGTAATGCGGAGGTGATCTTTCTCGGTGGCATCACGCCACAGGCGATCGCGCAGGATATCCAACGCATCCGCCAGTTAGCCGCGGCTGAAGGGCGTGAAGCGGCATCGCTGCGCTTTGTTACGGCCATTACGGTCATCACCGCGGAGAGTGATGAGGCCGCGCACGCGAAGTATCGTGATTATCAGCACTACATCAGCGAAGAGGCGGCGTTAGCGCTGTTCTCCGCCTGGACCGGCATCGACTGGTCGTTAGAAGATTTGGACACCCCGTTGGCGTTTCGTGAAACCGATGCCTGCCGTTCCGCCTTAGCCAGTTTGACGCGCATTGACGATCAGAAACTCTGGACGCTGCGTGATGCAGCGCGCTACATCGGCATTGGCGGTTTACATCCGCTGCTGATTGGCGGCCCGGCAAGCATCGCCGATCAGCTGGAGCAGTTTGCCGTGGAGTCGGGTGTGGATGGATTTAATCTTGCCTGGGCGATCAGTCCCGGTAGCTTTGAGGATTTTATCCAGCATGTGATGCCGGTGCTGCGCAGCCGGGGACGGGTGCGTGTTACGCCACCCCAGGCGGTAACGCTGCGCGAGCGCCTGTTTGGCCAGCCGCGACTCACGGCTGACCATCCAGCGGCGCGCTTTCGCCGCCGTTAGCTCCAGGCATGACGCGGCGGTGGGGTGCCATTCAGGTAATAATTGCCGACGTGGTAATACTTCCGGAGCTGGTGCTTCAGCCTGCTGGGAATTGACTTTCAGAAGCGGGGTTTGACTGAGCGACATGAGAACTCCCATTAATGGCGATGTAGGGAAAATATCTTCTCATGCGCTCAGCAACCGCCAAATCTCAATTGCCGCTATGCAAAGTGAAAAATGGCGTTTACACAACGCGTTACTGTGCGACTTTCACCACGGTTTTACCGAAGTTTTTGCCTTGCAACATATCGAAAAACGCCTGCGGCGCGTTTTCTAATCCGTCGATCATATGTTCGCGATAGTGGATTTTTTGCTGCTCCACCAGCGGTGTCATCGCCTTAAGGAATTCCGGATAACGATCGCCGTAATCCTGGAAGATGATAAAGCCCTGCATGCGAATCCGGCGCTTAAGAATGCCGCCCATAATTTGTGGCGTGCGATCCGGGCCTGGCGGCAATTCGCGACTGCTGTAGCCAGAAACCAGGCCGCACACCGGCACGCGCGCGGCGGTATTCAGCAGCGGGAATACCGCATCAAACACTTTGCCGCCGACATTCTCGAAGTAGATATCGATACCGTCCGGGCAGGCCGCCGCCAGCTGTTGTGCAAAATCGTCACGATGATGATCGATGCAGGCGGAAAAACCGAGCTTCTCAATGGCGTAGCGACACTTCTCTTCACCACCCGCGACGCCCACGACATGACAGCCCTTGAGTTTACCCAACTGACCAACGGTTGCTCCCACCGGGCCGGTGGCCGCCGCGACTACCAGGGTTTCGCCTTCTTTCGGCTGGCCGATATCCATCAATCCCATATAGGCGGTGAAGCCCGGCATGCCGAGAATACCCAGCGCCCAGGAAGGATGGGGCAGATCGCCCAGTTTCGCGACGCCAGTGCCGTCTGACACCGCATAGCTTTGCCAGCCGCTTTGCGCGAGAACCCGATCGCCTTGCTTAAAATCGGCATGTTTGGATGCAGCAACTTCGCTTACCGTGCCGCCTACCATGGGCTGATCGAGCTCAGCCGGTGCGGCGTAGGATTTGCTGTCATCCATGCGCCCGCGCATGTACGGATCAAGCGATAAGTACAGCGTGCGCAGCAGGATCTCGCCATCCTTCAGTTCAGGAATCGGCTGCTCAACCAGGCGAAAATTCTCTTTTACCGGTTCGCCTTCAGGGCGTGAGGCTAAAAGCCAGGCCTGGTTACGTTGATTGGATTGCGACATTTTTACCTCTATTAGCGTTTTCACGTGAGGCAAGTGTAGTTGAGGAATAGGGAGGTTTGTGCGCTGGCTCAACATCTGTTTTTAAAGCCGATGTTGAGCCAGCGCACAAAGCGCGACAAAACTTTACGTTGGAAATTAACATAACCATATGAATTTTAACAATCGTAGGGCATTTGCCTAAGCGGTCTCGGGCAATATCCCATACCCGTGCGTTAACTCTGCTGCGTATACCTATACGGTGTTTTAATCCCTACAGGTGACGCATGACACAACAACAATATCCATTATCCCCCGATCATCAGGCGCTTATCGCCTCCGCCATCGGCAAGTTTTTCCGCCGCATCATTCCGATGCTGGCGCTGATGCTGATCGTTAACCAGATCGACCGCGCCAATATCGGTTTTGTGAAAGCTGAACTGCAAACCGATGCGGGCATCAGTGCTGCGGCTTTCGGTTTAGGTGCCGGGCTGTTCTTCATCGGCTATGCGCTGTTTGAAGTGCCGAGCAATATGATGCTGAAGAAGCTCGGCGCACGCGTGTGGCTCACGCGCATCATGATTACATGGGGCATGGTGGTGGTGCTGACCGGTTTCGTTAGTACGCCGCTGCATTTCTATCTGCTGCGTTTTCTGCTGGGCGTGGCGGAAGCTGGCTTCTTTCCCGGCGTGCTGTTCTATTTTCGTCAATGGGTGCCTAACGCCTGGCGAGGCCGCGCCACGGCGATGGTGCTGAGCGCCACGGCCAGCGCCTTTCTGTTTTCCGGTCCGCTTACCGGCGCGATCCTGATGATGCATGATGTCGGCGGGATCGCCGGTTGGAAATGGGTGATGTTTATGGAAGGCGGCGGATCGATAGTGATCGGCTTGCTGGCTGCCTTTGTGCTGGTATCAAAACCGCAAGGGGCAAAATGGCTCAGCGAAGCGGAAAAACAGGCGCTGGCGCAGCAGTTGGCGCTTGAGGATGATGCCCGCGAAGAGCATGCCGTTAGCCACGGTCGCTGGGGATTGATCGCCGACCGCAGTTTGCTCACCTACTGCCTGATCTTCTTCACTATGACCATGACCGGTTACACCCTGGTGTTCTGGTTGCCGCAAATCATTCAACGCATTCAGGGCTTCAACAGTTTCGAAACCGGGCTGCTGACCGCCATTCCCTGGCTGTTCGCCATCGTTGCGCTGTTTCTGCTGGGTAAAGCCACCGATCGCTATCGCGATAAGCTGGATAGAGGACTCGGCATCGCCATGCTGATTGCCGCATGCGGCACCTTTATGGCTACGCTTGGCACGCCGTGGTTTGGCTTTGTGGCGATGATTGTGGCTTGCATTGGTTCCAAGGTGAGCGCGGCCTTCTTCTGGCCGATGCCGCAAAGTGAATTGCCCGCGTCGATTGCCGCACCCGGCATTGCGCTCATCAATTCGATTGGCAACCTCGGCGGCTTCTTTGCGCCCACGGTATTCGGCTACCTGGAAATGCACACCGGCAGCACCACCGGCGGCCTCTACGCCCTGACCAGTGTGTCAGTGATTACCGGCCTGTGGCTGCTGCTGCGTCGCAAACCCGTTCCCCCCGCATTCGGTCACACGGAGAGAAACCATGTCAGACAGTCCAGTCATTAAATCGATGCGCATCGTGCCGGTTGCCGGTTACGACAGCATGCTACTGAACATCGGCGGCGCCCATAATTGCTACTTCACGCGCATTATCGTGATATTGACCGATTCTGCCGGGCATACCGGCGTGGGCGAAACGCCGTGTCATGCGTCGACCTTGCAACTGCTGGAGCAGTTCCGTCCGCTGATTGAGGGCAGTTCGCTGCTGCGCCTCAACGCCACGCTGAGCCAGCTATTCAGCAGTGAAGCGCGTCTGCAACAAACCTCGCATACCAACGACATCCATATCCCGCAGATGAATCCGGAGAAGTTCTATAATGCTGCCGCAGCGATAGAAGCGGCGCTGCTGGATCTGCAAGGCAAACTGTTTAATCTGCCGGTGGCGGATCTGCTCGCCAGCGGCAAACAGCGCGATCGTATTCCGGTGCTGGGGTATTTGTTCTACATCGCCGATCGCAAGCGCACCACGATGAATTATCGCTCGGGAGATGATGAGCAAGAGGGCTGGTTCCGCCTGCGTCATCAAGCGGCGATGGATAGCGCAGCGCTGGTGCGTTTAGCCGAAGCCGCGGTTGAGCAATACGGCTTCCGCGACTTCAAACTAAAAGGCGGCGTGCAGGCCGGTGAAGTGGAAGTTGAAACGGTAGAAGCGCTGCTGGCACGCTTTCCCGATGCGCGCGTGACGGTGGATCCCAATGCCAGCTGGTCATTAGAGGAAGCGATCCGCTTTGGCAAACAGCTGGCGGGTAAAGTGCCGTATCTGGAAGATCCTTGCGGCGCGGAACAGGGCTATTCCGGGCGGGAAACGCTGGCTGAGTTTCGCCGCGCCACAGGCGTGCCGGTCGCCACCAACATGATCGCCAACGACTGGCGCCAGCTGCATCACGCGTTACAGCTTAATGCTATTGATATTCCGCTGGCCGATCCGCACTTCTGGACGATGCGTAACGCCAACGTAGTGGCACAGCTGTGCAACGAATGGGGGCTGACCACCGGCTGTCACTCCAATAATCACTTTGATATTTCGCTGGCGATGGTGGCGCATCTGGGTGCCGCCGCGCCGGGCGATCGTCAGACGGCTTTCGATACGCACTGGATATGGCAGGATGGCCAGCAGCTGACGCGTCAACCGCCGCAAATCCGCGAGGGTTATCTGGAATTACCGCCTGGGCCAGGCTTGGGCATTGAGCTGGATATGGAGCGCCTCGAACAGGCGCATGCGCTTTATCAGGCGCTGCCGGACAAAAATCGTAACGATGCGCTGGGTATGCAGTTTTTGATTGATAACTGGCGCTACGACGCCAAACGTCCGTCATTGGTACGCTAAAGGAGCAGGATGAAGACCTTATTACCTACGGTGACGCTAATAGCGTCAATGATGGCGAGTGCGCCTTTACTGGCACAAACCTTTGTTTATGTTTCGGAAGCGGATGACGGCACCATCGCCCGCTACGCGCTCAATGAGCAAACCGGTGCGCTGCAATTACTGGGTCGTACCCATGCCGGCGGCAAAGTGATGCCGATGGCGTTGAGTGCCGATCATCGACACCTTTATGCGGCGATCCGCAGCAAGCCTTTGCAACTGGTGAGCTGGAACATCGACAGTAAAACCGGCGATCTGAGCCAAACCAGCGCCGTCACCGCCGCAGCCAGTTATCCTTATATCAGCACGGATAAACAGGGCCGCTTTTTGCTCGGCGCCTCTTACGACGGTGACGTGGTGCATGTTTATAAGCTTAACAGCGATGGCAAGATGATTGCGCCGCCGGTTGGCAGCTTCAAAACCGGCCATGCGGCACATTCAGTGATTGTGGATGCGAGCGGCAATTCTGCTTATGTCGGCAATCTCGGCACCGATCGCGTGCTGCAGCTAACGCTAAGCGCGCAGGGTGAATTAACTGCGTTGGGTAACGGTTACGTCAAAACGGCTGCGGAAAATGGCCCGCGCCATTCAGTGCTTTCACCTGACAATCGCTATCTCTACAACATCGGCGAGATGGGCGGCATTATCACGCAATTCCGCCGCGAAGCCAGCGGAGAGCTGGTAAAAGTGGCGGAGACGCCGAATGCCGTCGCCGCGCAATATAAACTCGAACATGGCCGTGAGCGTCCGCCAGGTTATAGCGACACCACGCCACGCATCTGGTCGGCCGATATTGGCCTGACGCCGGACGGACGTTTTCTCTATGTTAGCGAGCGAACCAGCAGCACCATTACCGGCTATCGGGTCAATAGCGCCGATGGCAAACTGACGCTGATTGCTAGCTGGCAAGTGGAGAAGCAGCCGCGCAGCATGGCCATCACCGCTGATGGACGCTGGTTAATTGCCAGCGGCGAGAAGAGTAAGGTCATCGGTAGCTATGAAATTGATGCAGAAAGTGGGGCGCTGAAGCGAGTGAGCGAAGCGCCTGCCGGACGCGATGCGAATTGGGTGACGATAGTCAGTTACAAATAGCCGTTCATGCCAACCTGGTCGGCATTGATGGCGACCAGGTTGGCATCATTAACCCATCAAAGCTGCTGATAATGCTCGTCAGAAACAGGTTCCAGCCACTCGTTTGAGGCGCCTTCGGCCGGCACCGCGATGGCAATGTGGGCGAACCAGCTGTCCGCTGCGGCGCCATGCCAGTGCTTCAATCCCGCAGGAATGTTAACCACGTCGCCAGCCACTAACTGACGCGCCGGTTGGTTCCAGGCCTGATACCAACCGCGTCCGCCGGTCACCAGCAAGATCTGGCCACCCCCATGATGGATATGCCAGTTGTTACGGCAACCCGGTTCAAACACCACATTACCGATCGTGACGCCTTCGGTTGTCAGCATGTTTAGATAGCTGGTACCGGTAAAATATTGTGCCAATGCGTCGTTTTTTGGCCCTTTCGGGAAAATACCATTGCCGTCAAATTGCTCGTTCATCTTTTTCTCCATAAATGCAGCGTGGATAAAGTGTAGCGGCGGGGCGATGGAATGATAATGCGCTCACAGCAGAATACACTTGTGAGCGCCATTCATTAATGCAATTGCGGTGACAACGTCACTGATTGGGGTAAACAGATTGCATCAGTCGGCCGCGACGATCGAACTTGCTGGCGATGAGCCACAGCAGTGCAGTAACAAACCAGCCAATAATCCATGACACATCATTCCCCGCGAAGATCCAGGTTAATGATCCGTGATGCAGCGGGTTATCAATAAACGGCAGCTGTACCAGCACGCCGCAGAAGTAGACAATAATGCCCGCCCAGTTCCAGCGGCCGTAGCGACCGTGCGGCTGAGAAAGCGCCGGGACATCGACCTTTCCTTTGGTGATCAAATAGAAATCCGTCAGGCTAATCGCGCTCCACGGTACGAAAAAGGCCAGCAAAAACAGCAGGAAATGGGTAAAAGATTTAAGAAATGCCGGTTCGCTAATCAACGCAATGACGCAAGAGATCGTCACCATCAGTACCACAAACAGGATACGACCCGCGCGGCTGAGCGAGGTTTTCTGCCGAAATCCTGAGACGATGGTGGTGAGCGACATAAAGCTGCCGTAGGCGTTCAGGGTAGTAAAGGTGATCTTGCCAAAACAGATCGCGAAATAGATCACCATCGCCATGGTCGCGCTGCTGCCTAAACTGACGATATAGCCGACTTCATTCCCTGAAAAAGCCTTACCCGCTATGGCTGCGACGATCACACCCAAGGTCATTGAAGCCTGAGTGCCTAAAACCGTGCCGAAGAACACGCTGCTGAACAGTTGCTTCGCTGAGACATTTTCGGGTAAATAGCGCGAATAGTCAGAGACGTACGGGCAAAATGCAATCTGCCATGAGGAGGAGAGCGATACGGCCAGTAAGAAATTGGCGACACTGAAATGCTGGTTTTGCCATACCGCTGATAAGTCATGACTGGAGAGTAGCGTGATGAACAGATAAATAAAGGCGAGGACGCCAATCACGCTGGCCAGTTTACCGAGCTTATGAATGACGCGATACCCCAGCACCGCAATCACCACAATGATGGCACTGAACAGCATCATGCCAGCCGCATTGCTGGTATTGATCAGTTTAGCCAGCGCCTGGCCGGCCAGCACCGTGCCGCTGGCAGAAAATCCGACGTACATAATACAAACCAGCACTAACGGAATCACCGCACCATAAACGCCAAACTGCATGCGGCTGGTGATCATTTGCGGTAATCCCAGGCGCGGCCCCTGGATGGCGTGCAGTGACATGATCGCTGCACCAACAATCTGCCCAACCAGTAAACCAATAATCGACCACACCACATCGCCGCCCAACACCACGGCCAGCGCGCCCGTCACAATGGCGGTGATTTGCAAGTTACCGCCAAACCACAGGGTGAACTGGCTGAACGGATGGCCGTGACGTTCGCCTGGTGGAATGTAATCAATGGACCGCGTTTCTGACAGGCGCTGTTTATCCGCGCCCGCGTAATCTGCTGCAGGTGATTCGGCTGACATAGTTTCCTCGCTGAAGCGTCTAAGAGTGGCGAATTATTGTTAGTAGGATGTGAGATCTCTTGGTGATACATGTATATACATGTATCGATACTGGCATGCAGAATGGAAACTTACAATATGCTCAGCCATTGGAAAATGTGATGACGCGGGCAAGGTTATGAAGTTTTGCGTGGTATTACGCGCAGGGAAAGTGCGTGAGTTTAATGACGCTGCTACGTGAATTCTGGAAAAAGCGCAGGGGGATTATTACTGAGATTTCACGTAGCGTTGGCGGGATTGTCGCCTGAAATTACTTGTCGCGACCCATCGTCCAGGGATTGGGCTCGGCATCATCGCTTTTATTAGCGGCGAAATCGTTCAGTGAATCCAGGTACAGCGCTTCCACTTCAGCGCGTGCCCACGGCGTGCGGCGCAAAAATTTCAGGCTTGATT
The sequence above is drawn from the Pantoea nemavictus genome and encodes:
- a CDS encoding purine-cytosine permease family protein, with the translated sequence MSAESPAADYAGADKQRLSETRSIDYIPPGERHGHPFSQFTLWFGGNLQITAIVTGALAVVLGGDVVWSIIGLLVGQIVGAAIMSLHAIQGPRLGLPQMITSRMQFGVYGAVIPLVLVCIMYVGFSASGTVLAGQALAKLINTSNAAGMMLFSAIIVVIAVLGYRVIHKLGKLASVIGVLAFIYLFITLLSSHDLSAVWQNQHFSVANFLLAVSLSSSWQIAFCPYVSDYSRYLPENVSAKQLFSSVFFGTVLGTQASMTLGVIVAAIAGKAFSGNEVGYIVSLGSSATMAMVIYFAICFGKITFTTLNAYGSFMSLTTIVSGFRQKTSLSRAGRILFVVLMVTISCVIALISEPAFLKSFTHFLLFLLAFFVPWSAISLTDFYLITKGKVDVPALSQPHGRYGRWNWAGIIVYFCGVLVQLPFIDNPLHHGSLTWIFAGNDVSWIIGWFVTALLWLIASKFDRRGRLMQSVYPNQ
- a CDS encoding enolase C-terminal domain-like protein, which produces MSDSPVIKSMRIVPVAGYDSMLLNIGGAHNCYFTRIIVILTDSAGHTGVGETPCHASTLQLLEQFRPLIEGSSLLRLNATLSQLFSSEARLQQTSHTNDIHIPQMNPEKFYNAAAAIEAALLDLQGKLFNLPVADLLASGKQRDRIPVLGYLFYIADRKRTTMNYRSGDDEQEGWFRLRHQAAMDSAALVRLAEAAVEQYGFRDFKLKGGVQAGEVEVETVEALLARFPDARVTVDPNASWSLEEAIRFGKQLAGKVPYLEDPCGAEQGYSGRETLAEFRRATGVPVATNMIANDWRQLHHALQLNAIDIPLADPHFWTMRNANVVAQLCNEWGLTTGCHSNNHFDISLAMVAHLGAAAPGDRQTAFDTHWIWQDGQQLTRQPPQIREGYLELPPGPGLGIELDMERLEQAHALYQALPDKNRNDALGMQFLIDNWRYDAKRPSLVR
- a CDS encoding ABC transporter permease; amino-acid sequence: MSDSLLSAGAHRPRQAGLLRAVVVLTFVALLLLFIVAAPGFATVSNIRSVLLNNVAPLAIVALAMTLVTRIGAIDLSVGTSIDIACLVLVTLVLHQVSLPVALIAALFAALLVGVFNAFLVTQLGVEPFLATLGTLFIGQSVQQLSSNGGQPVYLLSQKLPDGFSAIGHGALLGIPVPLWLLLWVALALYQLLHRSATGRSLRVMGEQYSVAQYSGVPVKRLTAMAFIAAALIAGIVGLILAANVKAWVPLSGNAYLLNAIGASFIGATFAPSRRPNVLGTLLGVVLLSFIANGLLLIGWNFYWQQVATGGLIFIVLAVGALRARRHA
- a CDS encoding lactonase family protein, with amino-acid sequence MKTLLPTVTLIASMMASAPLLAQTFVYVSEADDGTIARYALNEQTGALQLLGRTHAGGKVMPMALSADHRHLYAAIRSKPLQLVSWNIDSKTGDLSQTSAVTAAASYPYISTDKQGRFLLGASYDGDVVHVYKLNSDGKMIAPPVGSFKTGHAAHSVIVDASGNSAYVGNLGTDRVLQLTLSAQGELTALGNGYVKTAAENGPRHSVLSPDNRYLYNIGEMGGIITQFRREASGELVKVAETPNAVAAQYKLEHGRERPPGYSDTTPRIWSADIGLTPDGRFLYVSERTSSTITGYRVNSADGKLTLIASWQVEKQPRSMAITADGRWLIASGEKSKVIGSYEIDAESGALKRVSEAPAGRDANWVTIVSYK
- a CDS encoding ABC transporter permease, giving the protein MSEVTQAAPGEQPRRTHGQQWLQHVSLLIIVLVLAVFAWLSPIFLTVMNLGNVLQQTAVVGTLALGLTLVLSGGGLQGITGGIDLSIAANLGLSAAVFASQLSVGQPLAIALLLTLLTGAAVGLFNALAIVWLGILPLLATLTSMNIAIGLEMVLTSNASVSASSDLQNLLLSNGPLAVSWLGWSFLLLAFAAIALSRLTAFGLRLQAVGSHPQAANAAGIGVKRYQGLSYVLCGVSAAIAAVASVSLLSGSSPGANDNLLMVIAAALLGVVFSRRLVPTLAGALISALFLSLLANGFQLINVSSYWINGVEGVLILLVVALTALLRRRQSRRTQGV
- a CDS encoding LLM class flavin-dependent oxidoreductase; protein product: MSDAPFLLFGFMMNVPGHLCAGLWRHPQDQAHRYTELGYWTNIAQQLDRAGFDALFIADALGQLDVWQHKPDAALRLATQMPVNDPLLLVSAMAAVTQHLGFGITVSTTYEQPYLLARKFTTLDHLSNGRIAWNVVTSMLDSAARNLGLTQQIPHDERYDRAQEFLDVTGKLWEGSWEEDAVRRDKQNSVYSDPAKVHAIQHTGRWYQVPDAHLSEPSPQRTPVLFQAGTSSRGAQFAARNAEVIFLGGITPQAIAQDIQRIRQLAAAEGREAASLRFVTAITVITAESDEAAHAKYRDYQHYISEEAALALFSAWTGIDWSLEDLDTPLAFRETDACRSALASLTRIDDQKLWTLRDAARYIGIGGLHPLLIGGPASIADQLEQFAVESGVDGFNLAWAISPGSFEDFIQHVMPVLRSRGRVRVTPPQAVTLRERLFGQPRLTADHPAARFRRR
- a CDS encoding VF530 family DNA-binding protein → MNDHRSKDPLHGVTLEMQINALVAHYGWAALAKLININCFKSDPSVKSSLKFLRRTPWARAEVEALYLDSLNDFAANKSDDAEPNPWTMGRDK
- a CDS encoding MFS transporter; its protein translation is MTQQQYPLSPDHQALIASAIGKFFRRIIPMLALMLIVNQIDRANIGFVKAELQTDAGISAAAFGLGAGLFFIGYALFEVPSNMMLKKLGARVWLTRIMITWGMVVVLTGFVSTPLHFYLLRFLLGVAEAGFFPGVLFYFRQWVPNAWRGRATAMVLSATASAFLFSGPLTGAILMMHDVGGIAGWKWVMFMEGGGSIVIGLLAAFVLVSKPQGAKWLSEAEKQALAQQLALEDDAREEHAVSHGRWGLIADRSLLTYCLIFFTMTMTGYTLVFWLPQIIQRIQGFNSFETGLLTAIPWLFAIVALFLLGKATDRYRDKLDRGLGIAMLIAACGTFMATLGTPWFGFVAMIVACIGSKVSAAFFWPMPQSELPASIAAPGIALINSIGNLGGFFAPTVFGYLEMHTGSTTGGLYALTSVSVITGLWLLLRRKPVPPAFGHTERNHVRQSSH
- a CDS encoding NADP-dependent oxidoreductase — its product is MSQSNQRNQAWLLASRPEGEPVKENFRLVEQPIPELKDGEILLRTLYLSLDPYMRGRMDDSKSYAAPAELDQPMVGGTVSEVAASKHADFKQGDRVLAQSGWQSYAVSDGTGVAKLGDLPHPSWALGILGMPGFTAYMGLMDIGQPKEGETLVVAAATGPVGATVGQLGKLKGCHVVGVAGGEEKCRYAIEKLGFSACIDHHRDDFAQQLAAACPDGIDIYFENVGGKVFDAVFPLLNTAARVPVCGLVSGYSSRELPPGPDRTPQIMGGILKRRIRMQGFIIFQDYGDRYPEFLKAMTPLVEQQKIHYREHMIDGLENAPQAFFDMLQGKNFGKTVVKVAQ
- a CDS encoding cupin domain-containing protein; this encodes MNEQFDGNGIFPKGPKNDALAQYFTGTSYLNMLTTEGVTIGNVVFEPGCRNNWHIHHGGGQILLVTGGRGWYQAWNQPARQLVAGDVVNIPAGLKHWHGAAADSWFAHIAIAVPAEGASNEWLEPVSDEHYQQL